The Glandiceps talaboti chromosome 9, keGlaTala1.1, whole genome shotgun sequence genome window below encodes:
- the LOC144440426 gene encoding Golgi-associated plant pathogenesis-related protein 1-like, protein MYSDAPYACTDRTGWCMREDELCDGFKTCDNADDEDRTDCKWGETDRNGCTKPRQIGSTNVEDLKKQILEAQNYYRCLHGVPPLVWNNKLEKFARKVAWRNAAKGDIDHTQDPIYGENIDMKELVNADGQSGFGFATNWYREIGDYDFDKPSPFGRTGHFTALVWKGTKKVGCDFASKKGYFYNLYVAVCNYKPMGNYLTVEAFKENVLPPQ, encoded by the exons ATGTATTCGGACGCCCCATATGCATGTACAGACCGTACTGGTTGGTGTATGAGAGAAGATGAACTGTGTGATGGATTTAAAACGTGTGATAATGCTGATGATGAAGATCGTACAGACTGCA AATGGGGAGAGACAGATAGAAATGGATGCACAAAGCCAAGGCAAATCGGAAGCACCAATGTCGAAGATTTGAAAAAACAAATCCTAGAGGCACAGAACTACTACAGATGTCTTCATGGAGTACCACCATTGGTTTGGAATAATAAACTGGAAAAGTTTGCCAGGAAAGTAGCATGGAGAAACGCAGCTAAAGGTGACATCGACCATACCCAAGACCCTATATATGGTGAAAACATTGATATGAAAGAGTTAGTAAATGCTGACGGACAAAGTG GATTTGGATTTGCCACCAATTGGTACAGAGAAATTGGTGATTATGATTTCGATAAGCCTAGTCCATTTGGAAGAACAG GACACTTTACGGCATTAGTTTGGAAAGGGACAAAGAAAGTTGGATGTGATTTCGCCAGCAAGAAAGGTTACTTCTACAATTTGTACGTAGCTGTTTGTAATTATAAGCCGATGGGAAATTATTTAACCGTCGAGGCATTCAAAGAAAACGTTCTACCGCCACAGTAG